GCAGCCATGGCGGCAAGCTCTGCCCAGGTGAGCGCATGCGCATTAGTCAAGTGCCAGATTCCCGCTGCCCGGTCGATAAGCAGATCCAGACTGGCATGCACCAGGTCCGGCACATAGGTGGGTGAAATGGTGATATCTGTCGAGACAGGAAACGGTTGGCCGTCCGCCAGCGCTTTCAAGGCGAGGGTAATGAAATTGTAGTTGTCCCATGGCCCGAAAAATGCGCTGGAGCGCACCACGAGTGCGTCGGGGCAGGTTTCCTGGACCCTGCGTTCCGCCTCGGCCTTGCTCCTTCCATAGTTATTCAATGGCTTGACTGTGTGGCTCTCCAGGTAAGGGGACCGCTGACCCCCGTCGAATACGAGATCGCTGGAGTACGTCAGCAGCTGGATGCCTCGCGTCTTGCAAACGCCCGCAAGAATCGCGGGCCCCAGAACATTCTCGCGGAAGCAACGTTCGAATTCATGCTCGGCATTGTCCACCTGCACGTAGCCGCTGGCGTTGATGATTGCCCACGGCTGGTAGCGCGATACGGCCAAATCCACGGAGCCCTGGACTGCAATATCCAGTTCCTGGCGGCTCAACAGCTTGTAGGTGAGGTTCCGCTCCTCGCAGATTTTCGCAAACGCCCTCCCTAATGTTCCGCTTGCGCCTGTGATGAGAATCGGCTGCACGCTCTCATCAGTTGCCTGATGGTGCTCGGGATACAGGGAAGCAACAGCGGTGCCCGTAGCCACCGGCGCGCAGGTGATGCGGCCCGGGCGGCGCCACCATCCCTGCCCTTTCAACACCGGGTGAGATAACGGACGTCCTGCCGCGAGGTCGCGCATAAGGGCGGCGACAGCCGTGGGTCGGGGGTTGCCCGACCGCACATCGAAAGGACCGGGCTCGTAATACCCTCTGCATTGCGTAACGAGACAGTTCCAGTCATAGGAACCCAGCAGCGCCCATACCGTGACCGCGCGCACGTCAACGCCCTGCTGCCTTGCCTTCCTTGCCGCCTCCCAGATTTCAACCAGCCAGCGCATCTGATCCTCGCGGCGCGCGTCGATGTGCGCCTCGGTAACCGCGAGCGGCACCCGGTACCGGCCCCAGGCTTCTTCAAGCAGCGGCCCGACCCCTGGTGTCGGCGTCGCGAGCACGCGCGCGGGCTCGATATCGACAAAGCGATGGCCGCGATAATCAGTAACATGGTGACCGGGATAGCGTTCGAGGCGGTTATCCAGCCACCGCTCGCTGGTGACGTAATAGTTGATGCCGATAATATCGGGCACGCACGGGTTGTCCTTGAACCAGAGCAGCCGCGACGCAGGGATGCCCGTGCTGGTCAGATACTCCCATAACGGATGCGCCACCCCTACTGCTCCGCACAGGAGATCCCACCCCAGCCAGCGCCGTGCATTATAGAATTCCGCCACGTCGGACAGTCGCGCGGTACTGTAGGTCTTGCCCAGGTCGTCGGTCTGCACCAGTTTTGCCTGGGGGGTCACCCGGCGAATCTCGCGCATGGATAACACCACTGCGCGGCACTGGTTCAACAACGCCTCGATAAAGACCGCATCGTCTCGACCATGGGGATACCACAATCCATACAGTCCGCTGAAGCGGGCCGTCGTGAGCGGTTCATTCACCGGCGTGTAATACTCCACCCAGGGATACCGCCGGGCCACTGCCGCGGCAAAGGCAGCCAGCTGTTCGGGGAAATTCGGATCGGTCAGGCTGGTGTACTTCGGGCCGCTGCCGTGGTGCACCAGGCCCACGATTGGCATAATGCCCCGGGCCTGCAATTCGG
The window above is part of the Nitrosospira sp. Is2 genome. Proteins encoded here:
- a CDS encoding family 1 glycosylhydrolase — its product is MKQAKKPARGEELALWGGLECTVNRVADEYFSQLARNGHLERLCDLERFASLGIRAIRYPVLWEHMAPDGVDQINWQWSDARLPELQARGIMPIVGLVHHGSGPKYTSLTDPNFPEQLAAFAAAVARRYPWVEYYTPVNEPLTTARFSGLYGLWYPHGRDDAVFIEALLNQCRAVVLSMREIRRVTPQAKLVQTDDLGKTYSTARLSDVAEFYNARRWLGWDLLCGAVGVAHPLWEYLTSTGIPASRLLWFKDNPCVPDIIGINYYVTSERWLDNRLERYPGHHVTDYRGHRFVDIEPARVLATPTPGVGPLLEEAWGRYRVPLAVTEAHIDARREDQMRWLVEIWEAARKARQQGVDVRAVTVWALLGSYDWNCLVTQCRGYYEPGPFDVRSGNPRPTAVAALMRDLAAGRPLSHPVLKGQGWWRRPGRITCAPVATGTAVASLYPEHHQATDESVQPILITGASGTLGRAFAKICEERNLTYKLLSRQELDIAVQGSVDLAVSRYQPWAIINASGYVQVDNAEHEFERCFRENVLGPAILAGVCKTRGIQLLTYSSDLVFDGGQRSPYLESHTVKPLNNYGRSKAEAERRVQETCPDALVVRSSAFFGPWDNYNFITLALKALADGQPFPVSTDITISPTYVPDLVHASLDLLIDRAAGIWHLTNAHALTWAELAAMAAEKAGIDNAGLVARASHELGYAAARPAYSALSSERGIILPTLEDALDRYLASRRQEMAMESTEKVTGMRK